The following nucleotide sequence is from candidate division WOR-3 bacterium.
CGATTACTACGATGTCAGACTTAAGACAAAGCGACTTGAAACCCTGGATGAAAAGAAAGATTTCAAATTTATTCAAATTGACATAGAAAATTTTCAGGACCTCAAAACTCTTTTTTCTGAATACAAATTTGAAGCCGTTATAAATCTCGCAGCTCGGGCAGGCGTCAGATATAGCATAGAAAATCCTTTTATATATGTGACTACCAATACTCTCGGGAATACGAACCTTCTCGAACTCTCCAAGCAATAC
It contains:
- a CDS encoding SDR family NAD(P)-dependent oxidoreductase, coding for MKNVLLTGAAGFIGAETAKKLIANGFSVVGIDNMNDYYDVRLKTKRLETLDEKKDFKFIQIDIENFQDLKTLFSEYKFEAVINLAARAGVRYSIENPFIYVTTNTLGNTNLLELSKQY